A genomic stretch from Gemmatimonadota bacterium includes:
- a CDS encoding GWxTD domain-containing protein, with protein sequence MTRVLKMRTSCLGVLSVFVLMACVKANANSVDSLLARAQSDTSKPLDYRIGLLRKALRVDGDRADVCAALGVLFMQKNTPASRLRADRYIYRAIVLDPENIEYHLSYATLQRKKGFRYNARRYFEKVLSIDSTQVDAACEVGDYYLQDMLKYVDARRFDGGGSMRSFAMESVQTAADYYHYALAHDPYCRRAYYGLGMLSIEGGYKEDLIVIAQALLGRWPQDRDGLLFLGLGYYAAEKYEAAGKAFDRAYAQMDSVGQAAMTSIELLGGGDEAPALFWQKRDPLFLSLVNERKLAHRGRVAYANLRFGLPDEEIAGWETDMGKVWIRYGRYVNRVRTLIPHREIWTYEDFSMDFFSYDSVHWKLESMRDERWALVPGGWGRSQILSPNFYYPERYIDPYRDQKYGLPVQVGFFKAEEKQVKVALSWGIPKHQLQYLKLYETYQVDLDAGIFVHRSDGEEITGIRWQPEVFRDVWTDSLKERYLLGQRDLILAPGQQDADSLALSLEIRDSGKKTVGVFRDTVFVQAFPDDVISMSSVLLASHAEDGKEGIEVIPNPLRTFGADELLYIYFEIYNLIRDEFGQTDFSVTYRVGPPDLRRFSDKRDRKAIAQLGISDDRWRISVSTDYRGGEMQEPIYLSVDLSELGPGVHLLSIVVTDRQTGLQTWRETLFRIL encoded by the coding sequence ATGACGCGTGTACTGAAAATGAGGACGTCCTGCTTGGGCGTCCTTTCTGTTTTTGTGTTGATGGCGTGTGTGAAAGCAAATGCGAATTCGGTTGATTCGCTGCTGGCACGTGCGCAAAGTGATACGTCGAAGCCGCTTGACTACCGCATTGGTTTGCTCAGAAAAGCACTCCGTGTGGATGGCGATCGCGCAGATGTCTGTGCGGCATTGGGTGTGTTGTTTATGCAAAAAAACACGCCTGCGAGCAGGTTGCGTGCAGATCGCTATATTTATCGCGCGATTGTATTGGATCCCGAGAATATAGAGTATCATCTGTCTTACGCGACCCTGCAGCGCAAGAAGGGTTTTCGGTACAATGCCAGGCGATATTTTGAAAAGGTACTCAGTATAGATTCAACGCAGGTTGATGCGGCCTGTGAAGTGGGCGATTATTATTTACAGGATATGTTGAAATACGTCGATGCGCGACGTTTTGACGGAGGTGGAAGTATGCGGTCTTTTGCAATGGAGAGTGTGCAAACGGCCGCGGATTATTACCACTACGCACTTGCACATGATCCCTATTGCAGACGCGCGTATTACGGGCTGGGGATGCTGAGTATAGAGGGTGGATATAAAGAGGATTTGATTGTTATTGCGCAGGCACTTTTAGGCCGGTGGCCACAGGATCGGGATGGACTTTTGTTTTTGGGATTGGGGTATTATGCGGCCGAAAAGTACGAGGCGGCGGGCAAAGCATTTGATCGCGCGTACGCACAGATGGATTCGGTTGGACAGGCTGCGATGACTTCAATAGAATTGTTGGGCGGCGGGGATGAGGCACCTGCGCTTTTTTGGCAAAAGCGCGATCCTTTGTTTCTCTCGCTTGTGAATGAAAGAAAGCTGGCACATCGCGGGCGGGTTGCTTATGCAAATTTGAGATTTGGTCTGCCCGATGAGGAGATTGCGGGTTGGGAAACGGATATGGGCAAGGTCTGGATTCGCTACGGTCGCTATGTCAACCGCGTGAGAACGCTTATTCCGCATCGAGAGATCTGGACTTATGAAGATTTTTCAATGGACTTTTTTTCCTATGATTCTGTGCATTGGAAATTGGAATCGATGAGGGATGAGCGATGGGCACTCGTTCCGGGCGGATGGGGCAGAAGTCAGATTCTGTCGCCCAATTTTTATTACCCCGAGCGCTATATCGATCCGTATCGAGATCAGAAATACGGATTGCCCGTGCAGGTGGGATTTTTTAAGGCTGAAGAAAAACAGGTCAAAGTGGCTCTTTCGTGGGGCATCCCCAAGCATCAGTTGCAGTATCTCAAGCTCTATGAGACCTATCAGGTTGATTTAGATGCTGGTATTTTTGTTCATAGAAGCGATGGGGAAGAGATAACGGGTATCAGGTGGCAGCCAGAGGTATTTCGAGATGTTTGGACCGATTCATTGAAGGAGCGGTATTTGTTGGGGCAACGCGACCTGATTTTGGCACCAGGGCAACAAGATGCCGATTCACTTGCGCTATCTTTAGAGATTAGGGATTCGGGAAAGAAAACAGTGGGCGTGTTCCGCGATACCGTTTTTGTACAGGCATTTCCCGATGATGTGATTTCTATGAGTTCTGTGTTGTTGGCTTCACATGCGGAGGATGGCAAAGAGGGGATAGAAGTCATCCCCAATCCGTTGAGAACTTTTGGTGCGGACGAGTTGTTGTATATCTATTTTGAGATCTACAATCTGATACGCGATGAGTTTGGGCAGACCGATTTTTCTGTGACGTACAGAGTCGGACCACCAGATTTGCGGCGTTTTTCCGATAAGCGAGATCGAAAGGCGATTGCGCAATTGGGTATAAGTGATGACAGATGGCGTATTTCCGTTAGTACAGATTATCGAGGGGGGGAGATGCAGGAGCCGATTTATTTATCCGTTGATTTAAGTGAGTTGGGGCCTGGTGTGCATCTGCTATCCATAGTCGTCACTGATCGTCAGACGGGTTTACAGACCTGGCGAGAAACCCTGTTTCGCATTTTGTGA